The DNA region GTCCTATACTATTCTGCATGGAGCCTGACCCGAGTTTATCGAGGAGTTATTTTACTTTACTCACTGTTCTAATAATAATAAGATGATATGAGTACAATAGCCACAGCTCAGCAGCTAGTCCCAACAATTAGTACTTGAAATTTGAATAAAACACACCTCTATGATTCATAAAAGAATTCTTTTTTTTATTTAAATCCAATCTGCCGCCGTTAAAATCGGTAGCAGGAAGTCCCAATTCATTAAATAGACAAGCCGTAGCGGCATAGTCCCAGATACTTCCACCACCGTTTTCTTTTTTAGGCAGTTTTAACATACAAGCGGGTCCGTTTTCTAATACATAAATGGCATTTAAAACAGAGCCTGCTCCAGCAATTTCTTTGATACCATTCAGCTTTAATGCTGCTGCTTTTTTATGCAATATCTTTTCAATTTCGGCTGCACGTGGTGTGTCACTTAATTTTTTGTCGGAAACATAGGTTAGATGCGTGTTTATTGTGTTGATTACAAATGGTTTATTGTTTTTAAAGACACCTTTTCCTTTAATAGCATGATACACCGTATTTGTACTGGGATTATACACAACGCCAATGTATGGTGTACCGTCTTTTGCTATTAACGCAATGGACACAGAAAAACCGGGATGTTTGTTTATAAAAGCTAGGGTACCATCGATAGGGTCAATGCACCAAAAAAAATCTTTTTCAAACCGACCACCATCATCTTCGGTCTCTTCCGATAGCAGTGCGATATTAAACTGTTTACATGTAGGTAAAAGATGAGCAAGAATTTCTTTTTCGCATTTTAGATCTACTTCAGTGACCACTTGCGAGGCATAATTCGTCGTTGAATCTTTTAGTTGAACCGCAACATCATCATTCAGATGCTTAAGAATGATTTTACCTGCCGAAAGTGCTGCTTTTATGGCGATGGTACTCAGATGTGAAAAATCCATGGTGCTATACATTTTTTATTACTGCTGCAGTTATACGTTCACTATAACTATTAATTTTCCAATGGCCGGGACTCCATC from Aureibaculum sp. 2308TA14-22 includes:
- a CDS encoding 3'(2'),5'-bisphosphate nucleotidase CysQ family protein; its protein translation is MDFSHLSTIAIKAALSAGKIILKHLNDDVAVQLKDSTTNYASQVVTEVDLKCEKEILAHLLPTCKQFNIALLSEETEDDGGRFEKDFFWCIDPIDGTLAFINKHPGFSVSIALIAKDGTPYIGVVYNPSTNTVYHAIKGKGVFKNNKPFVINTINTHLTYVSDKKLSDTPRAAEIEKILHKKAAALKLNGIKEIAGAGSVLNAIYVLENGPACMLKLPKKENGGGSIWDYAATACLFNELGLPATDFNGGRLDLNKKKNSFMNHRGVFYSNFKY